A window of Pyrobaculum aerophilum str. IM2 contains these coding sequences:
- a CDS encoding bis(5'-nucleosyl)-tetraphosphatase has product MKFYERSAGAVVYTVDSRDVLYLLLHGKYGWDFPHGLVRLYETDEAAAVREILEETGLKVELIPAFKEEIRYKYSKKGRTIYREVVYFLARSREKDVVLSKEHDAYTWATREEALKLITRDETRAVLLKAWRKILETEKIIGKKI; this is encoded by the coding sequence GTGAAGTTTTATGAGCGCTCCGCTGGCGCCGTAGTGTACACAGTAGACAGCCGCGACGTACTCTATCTCTTGCTACACGGAAAATACGGCTGGGACTTCCCCCACGGCCTTGTCCGCCTATATGAGACAGACGAGGCCGCCGCCGTGAGAGAAATACTGGAAGAGACAGGGCTTAAGGTGGAGCTTATACCCGCTTTTAAAGAGGAAATACGCTACAAATACTCAAAAAAAGGCCGCACTATATACCGCGAGGTGGTTTACTTCCTAGCCCGTAGCAGGGAGAAAGACGTGGTTTTGTCAAAAGAACACGACGCCTACACGTGGGCCACAAGAGAGGAGGCTTTAAAGCTAATAACGCGGGACGAGACAAGGGCCGTGTTGTTAAAAGCCTGGAGAAAAATCTTAGAGACGGAGAAAATAATAGGAAAAAAGATCTAG
- a CDS encoding succinate dehydrogenase iron-sulfur subunit: protein MKIVTVKVKRFDGKKSWWQEYKVEVPSKRISVLDVLLKIKEEQDPTLAVRYSCRMAICGSCGMVINGVPRLACQTLLSELGDGRLVVEPMWNHRVIKDLVVDLEPDFEKVKAVKPYIIRDVKEIYESDVEFGQKPEDLEKYYNFAYCIQCGLCMAACPILGSNEKFLGPMALNAAYRWSADSRDRGWEERKKIIDTEDGVWPCHLAYTCSAVCPRGVDPGYAIQLLKATILRRKRRP, encoded by the coding sequence ATGAAGATCGTAACTGTAAAGGTTAAAAGATTTGACGGAAAGAAGAGCTGGTGGCAAGAGTATAAAGTAGAGGTACCCTCCAAGCGTATTTCCGTCTTAGACGTGCTTTTGAAAATAAAAGAGGAGCAAGATCCCACTCTCGCAGTACGTTATAGTTGCCGCATGGCTATATGCGGATCTTGCGGAATGGTTATAAACGGCGTGCCCCGCCTCGCTTGCCAGACGTTATTATCAGAGCTGGGCGACGGGCGCTTAGTAGTAGAGCCCATGTGGAACCACAGAGTGATTAAGGATTTAGTGGTAGACCTCGAGCCTGATTTTGAAAAAGTAAAGGCAGTTAAGCCTTATATCATACGCGACGTAAAAGAAATTTACGAAAGCGACGTAGAGTTTGGACAAAAACCCGAGGACTTAGAGAAGTATTACAACTTTGCATACTGTATCCAATGCGGGCTATGTATGGCGGCATGTCCCATACTTGGATCTAATGAGAAGTTTCTAGGCCCAATGGCATTGAACGCGGCGTATCGATGGAGCGCTGACAGCAGAGATAGGGGGTGGGAGGAGAGGAAAAAGATTATCGATACCGAAGACGGCGTATGGCCGTGCCATCTAGCATATACTTGTAGCGCGGTGTGTCCACGCGGCGTTGATCCCGGTTATGCAATACAACTTCTAAAAGCTACAATATTAAGGAGGAAGAGGAGGCCATGA
- a CDS encoding succinate dehydrogenase/fumarate reductase flavoprotein subunit, with product MDILKYDLVIIGSGIAGLRAATAAAWASGGKISIAILSKIQAMRSHSLSAEGGMSAVLYPDKTKDSLDLHAYDTVKGSDFLADQDAVEILVEYAPKEVRYLERIGVPWTREPDGRISQRPFGGMSIPRTTFAADKTGFFIMSTLFSETRRFDNIHVYHEHFVTKFIIEDGVFKGVTAYDLKRGEFKLFYAKAGIIATGGAGRLYRFTTTAHSTTGETLGYALRAGLAIKDMEFVQWHPTALVPSGILVSEAARGEGGYLINKEGERFMKRYAPQRMELAPRDIVSRAILTECMEGRGFQHESGMCYVGLDLRHLGEEKINKRIPFIRELAHKYAGIDVLSEPIPVRPAVHYTMGGIHTDTWGRVLTADGRWVRGLWAAGEAAAVSVHGANRLGSNSLSECSVWGRLTGEQAAKYILETPPLSSPDGKLIEAAEKEESRVFDRLLHKEVNSISPYEVKRKLNDIMEEHFGPFRHGSSMAEGLAKLKKLREITSFRVEDSSRVYNQNLKDALEIDGMLDLALVLGIGAYARTESRGAHYRLDFPKRDDVNWLKHTVAYLHGGEIKLTYTPVTITKWQPEERKY from the coding sequence ATGGATATTTTGAAATACGACCTCGTAATAATAGGTTCCGGCATAGCGGGTTTACGCGCGGCCACAGCGGCAGCTTGGGCTAGTGGCGGGAAGATATCAATTGCAATATTGTCTAAAATTCAGGCAATGCGTAGCCACAGCCTTTCGGCAGAGGGGGGGATGTCTGCGGTTTTGTACCCAGACAAGACGAAGGACTCACTAGACTTACACGCATACGACACTGTAAAGGGCAGCGACTTTCTTGCAGATCAAGACGCGGTAGAGATCCTAGTTGAGTACGCGCCGAAAGAAGTGCGTTATCTAGAAAGAATCGGCGTTCCCTGGACTAGGGAGCCAGACGGCAGAATTTCGCAGAGGCCTTTTGGAGGCATGTCAATCCCGAGGACTACCTTTGCAGCTGACAAGACGGGCTTCTTTATAATGTCTACTCTATTTTCAGAGACGAGAAGGTTTGACAACATTCACGTTTATCACGAACATTTTGTGACTAAGTTTATTATAGAGGATGGGGTATTTAAAGGCGTCACTGCCTACGATTTAAAAAGGGGGGAGTTCAAGCTTTTCTATGCCAAGGCCGGCATAATAGCGACAGGAGGCGCCGGGAGGCTGTACCGCTTCACAACAACTGCGCATTCTACTACTGGCGAGACTTTAGGATATGCCTTAAGGGCCGGGCTCGCCATTAAAGACATGGAGTTTGTGCAGTGGCACCCAACCGCGCTAGTTCCCAGCGGAATACTAGTAAGCGAGGCCGCCAGGGGTGAGGGGGGCTACCTCATAAATAAAGAGGGAGAGCGGTTCATGAAGAGATATGCGCCGCAGAGAATGGAGCTAGCCCCGAGAGACATTGTATCTAGGGCCATTTTAACTGAATGCATGGAGGGGAGGGGGTTTCAGCACGAGTCTGGCATGTGTTACGTGGGGTTAGATCTAAGACATTTAGGCGAGGAGAAAATAAACAAGAGAATTCCGTTTATTCGCGAGCTGGCCCATAAATATGCCGGCATTGACGTGCTCTCTGAGCCAATACCAGTGAGGCCTGCTGTCCATTACACAATGGGAGGCATCCACACGGACACATGGGGCCGCGTGTTGACAGCAGATGGGAGGTGGGTCAGAGGTCTGTGGGCAGCCGGCGAGGCGGCTGCCGTAAGCGTACACGGAGCAAATAGGCTTGGCTCTAACTCCTTAAGCGAGTGCTCTGTATGGGGCAGGCTGACGGGAGAGCAGGCGGCTAAGTACATACTCGAGACGCCTCCGCTTTCCTCGCCCGACGGTAAATTAATAGAGGCGGCAGAAAAGGAAGAAAGCAGAGTTTTTGACAGACTGTTACACAAAGAGGTCAACTCAATTTCGCCATATGAGGTAAAGAGAAAACTTAATGATATAATGGAAGAGCACTTTGGGCCCTTTAGACACGGATCCTCAATGGCAGAAGGACTAGCCAAGCTTAAAAAATTAAGAGAAATCACTTCGTTCCGCGTCGAGGATAGTAGCAGAGTGTATAACCAGAATTTAAAAGACGCATTGGAAATAGACGGCATGCTGGACTTAGCCTTAGTATTGGGCATTGGGGCTTACGCTAGGACGGAGTCGCGAGGAGCTCATTACAGACTTGATTTTCCAAAGAGAGATGATGTAAATTGGCTAAAGCATACAGTTGCATATCTACACGGGGGCGAGATAAAATTAACTTATACCCCGGTTACTATAACAAAATGGCAACCAGAGGAAAGGAAGTATTGA
- a CDS encoding succinate dehydrogenase, cytochrome b556 subunit, whose protein sequence is MRAGMGIGEWFRRLNYERLFFILHRLTAIYLVLYIFPRPYLVLLYGSWEEALKLDMTPIGKILAAIFVFSILFHGINGLRLVLIELGIIKGWPVRDPISPRPALRASAAHKLLIALTVIGTIIGSALGIYLVAYGAETWP, encoded by the coding sequence ATGAGGGCGGGAATGGGAATAGGCGAGTGGTTCCGGCGTCTTAACTACGAGCGGCTCTTCTTCATATTACACAGATTAACTGCAATTTACTTAGTACTGTACATATTCCCAAGGCCTTACCTCGTGCTCCTATACGGCTCATGGGAGGAGGCTCTTAAATTAGATATGACTCCAATTGGCAAAATATTAGCGGCCATCTTCGTATTTTCCATCTTATTCCACGGAATAAATGGGTTGAGACTCGTGCTGATTGAGCTGGGAATAATTAAGGGGTGGCCTGTGCGCGATCCGATCAGCCCGAGGCCCGCATTAAGGGCGTCGGCCGCACACAAACTACTAATAGCTCTCACGGTTATTGGAACCATTATTGGATCAGCGCTGGGAATATACCTAGTGGCTTACGGAGCTGAGACGTGGCCATGA
- a CDS encoding ferredoxin family protein produces the protein MSLKYFTIEERLNANAWDVDVHRPHIRIKDPEKCRKCEKKPCTYMCPAKCYVQQGDYVVLSTEACVECGTCRVVCPHGSIEWNYPRSGMGIWYRFT, from the coding sequence ATGAGTTTGAAGTACTTTACAATTGAAGAAAGGCTTAATGCAAATGCTTGGGACGTTGATGTCCACAGGCCACATATAAGAATTAAAGACCCGGAGAAGTGCAGAAAATGTGAAAAAAAGCCGTGTACTTATATGTGTCCAGCAAAATGCTACGTACAACAGGGGGATTACGTAGTGCTTAGCACAGAGGCGTGTGTGGAATGCGGCACTTGCCGCGTTGTGTGCCCACACGGCAGTATAGAATGGAATTACCCGCGGTCTGGCATGGGAATTTGGTATAGATTTACTTGA
- a CDS encoding DNA polymerase sliding clamp has product MSVRALFPKGKEPRYAFEVLIRMLPEAVLNFSSDGISLKALDPTKTALLDLTFYATALEDYSIDEETKVGIIFTTIKDVIKRIGATEKLELEVDKERNRFSFYIYPKKGREVGLVRRFSFPIVQVLEEEIPELAVSFDASFEIDSAVLDDILAMVDEVSDWIQITVSPDKVLFRGVGEGGKAAETELSYDSESVFNISAGEAASAKYSVEMLRDISGKMKSLSKRVKVELSANKPIRLTYEFTSGVFTATIAPRVD; this is encoded by the coding sequence ATGAGCGTTAGGGCCCTCTTCCCAAAGGGCAAAGAACCCCGTTACGCTTTCGAGGTGCTAATCAGAATGTTGCCAGAGGCCGTATTGAATTTCTCCAGCGACGGCATAAGCCTTAAGGCGCTTGACCCTACTAAAACAGCTCTATTAGACTTGACATTTTATGCCACAGCTCTTGAGGACTATTCGATTGACGAGGAAACTAAAGTCGGCATAATTTTCACAACTATTAAAGACGTAATTAAACGCATAGGGGCTACTGAAAAGCTGGAGCTTGAAGTGGACAAGGAGCGGAATAGGTTCTCATTTTATATTTATCCTAAGAAGGGCAGGGAGGTGGGTTTAGTGAGGCGCTTCTCGTTTCCAATAGTACAAGTATTGGAGGAGGAAATACCAGAATTGGCCGTTTCCTTTGACGCCTCTTTTGAAATAGATAGCGCTGTGCTAGACGACATTTTGGCTATGGTTGATGAGGTTTCAGACTGGATCCAGATAACTGTATCGCCAGATAAAGTCTTGTTTAGAGGCGTCGGCGAGGGGGGGAAGGCGGCTGAGACAGAATTAAGCTACGACAGCGAGTCTGTGTTTAATATATCGGCTGGGGAGGCCGCATCCGCGAAGTACAGCGTGGAGATGTTAAGAGACATAAGCGGCAAAATGAAAAGCCTTTCGAAAAGGGTTAAGGTAGAGCTCTCAGCTAATAAACCAATAAGACTTACATATGAGTTCACTAGTGGCGTATTTACTGCTACTATAGCGCCTAGAGTCGATTAA
- a CDS encoding succinate dehydrogenase — MKGSTERLILIIGAFVMIIGMPAVIIAAIALGYIPLQDALSTNPLVIIPYAFVKIGWGIIWAVVAVDWVVHGSHGMRRILGELVKSEKGRKALDIIINAVMIITGIVMFYVLVFVP, encoded by the coding sequence ATGAAGGGGAGTACTGAGAGACTCATACTCATAATCGGCGCCTTTGTGATGATAATAGGTATGCCCGCCGTGATAATTGCCGCAATCGCATTAGGCTATATACCGCTTCAAGACGCGTTAAGCACCAACCCGTTGGTAATTATCCCCTACGCCTTTGTCAAAATTGGGTGGGGGATAATATGGGCCGTAGTTGCGGTAGACTGGGTAGTACACGGCTCCCATGGAATGAGGAGGATATTAGGAGAGTTGGTTAAAAGCGAAAAGGGGAGGAAGGCTCTCGACATAATTATCAACGCGGTGATGATAATAACGGGCATAGTAATGTTCTATGTGTTGGTGTTCGTCCCTTAG
- a CDS encoding electron transfer flavoprotein subunit alpha/FixB family protein → MPCSLWTPVNKEEYKGVWVYLERAGDRLKDVGLELLGKARELAQKLGGAEVGGVIVAGSEEMAREAIYHGADKVVIIDNPELKSYTPVEYAEAIAKVVQKYKPEIFLIGGTKRGRELAAYIANTLTTGITADCTALEIDPKTRDLLQIRPTFGGTQLATIRTPQRRPQMASVRPGVFPKPQRDPSRTGEIITEKIEIPKRRTRLISVEKRLEKDVADLPPVESADIVVAGGRGLGSAEGFKLLIELAKLLNGTVGASLMAVRAGWAPHTRQIGQTGKTIRPKLYIAVGISGAIQHLMGIMEAKTIIAINPDPHAPIMENADYAVVGDYKQIIPLLIEEIRKIRNQR, encoded by the coding sequence ATGCCCTGTAGCCTTTGGACTCCTGTAAATAAAGAGGAATATAAAGGGGTTTGGGTTTATCTAGAAAGGGCCGGCGACAGGCTAAAGGACGTGGGTTTAGAGCTGTTGGGCAAGGCCAGAGAGCTGGCGCAAAAACTCGGCGGAGCTGAGGTGGGCGGAGTCATTGTCGCGGGGAGCGAGGAGATGGCGCGTGAGGCTATATACCACGGCGCAGATAAAGTGGTGATAATTGACAACCCAGAGCTGAAGAGCTATACGCCTGTGGAGTACGCTGAGGCGATTGCCAAGGTTGTCCAGAAGTACAAGCCCGAGATTTTCCTCATAGGCGGCACTAAGCGCGGGAGGGAGCTGGCGGCATATATAGCAAATACGTTAACAACAGGTATTACTGCTGACTGCACTGCGCTGGAGATAGACCCTAAGACCCGCGACTTGTTACAAATACGTCCTACGTTCGGCGGCACGCAACTTGCGACAATTAGAACTCCACAGAGGCGTCCGCAAATGGCCAGCGTGAGGCCTGGAGTGTTTCCGAAACCTCAGCGCGATCCCAGCAGAACGGGGGAAATAATTACAGAGAAAATAGAAATTCCGAAGAGGAGAACGCGCCTAATATCCGTTGAAAAAAGGCTGGAAAAAGACGTGGCAGATCTGCCGCCAGTTGAGTCTGCGGATATAGTGGTGGCCGGGGGCAGGGGCTTGGGATCTGCAGAGGGGTTTAAACTGTTAATTGAACTGGCTAAGTTGCTCAACGGAACAGTGGGCGCGTCGCTTATGGCAGTGCGGGCTGGGTGGGCGCCTCATACTAGGCAGATAGGTCAGACAGGGAAAACAATTAGGCCAAAGCTTTATATAGCCGTGGGAATAAGCGGAGCGATTCAGCACTTAATGGGCATCATGGAGGCGAAAACTATAATAGCAATAAACCCAGATCCTCACGCGCCAATAATGGAGAACGCAGATTACGCAGTGGTTGGCGACTATAAACAGATTATACCCCTCTTAATAGAGGAGATTAGAAAGATAAGAAATCAGCGTTAA
- a CDS encoding S8 family serine peptidase: protein MNSKYLFAVIIFATIFLYAQTPKISGANPAILDTDTPVLAKITVSDINALASQFKTTPKIQKVKVMGKETSVVAISINGLNIQGRLDGTSASLYYKGPAKALREIAKSPHVQSVFIKVIPEIPPRDFFADAATLFEKGPGAPQPNLPVMREIIGASRVEQLFGVNGTGVVIAIVDTGVDYGHPDLQDALAWLIKTSDGKEIIAASIATTGTSLQYKTLKGQTATIPLSQISSVEPLVLDADESQVLILESFTASGGYIATSGMTFAVIDGPTLEFVNATCNYKVAGLVSKSGVYKFGMTSLFIPWYGGYVQVGVVMYDPDQPGLYTAARVDINNNCDFTDDPELRYYGNRLIVDSQSSPTVSLGVAGGYFYDWGLWFDIYARFYPGWDLAGNYLSIFYDFNSHGTACSSVAAGRGKAVYNLGYLGQQRLRGIAPGAKVLGVKGLWWGMVEPGMMWAAGFDVNSEGQWYWTGQKRVHVISNSWGISTFIYDYAAFGYDFESAVINALATPGFLDRNYPGIVIVQAGGNGGYGFGTITSPGAAVGAITVGAATSGHFWLALGIPFNGFRWGDIISWSLRGPTPAGYVKPDVVNIGAFGIAAYPVGWGRYYYGIPEDWDIFGGTSQATPLTAGVVALVLSSIADKADPASVDPFLVRQFIASTAVDIGYTPYTAGHGFVNATSAVIAARSYFGLPAPKAPVVLFSTNSRVNLGASWDFQWRVNIPLYFGYLLNNILTTQWATYLQIGVPQPNIGMTTLYLSAIPGGQGVGQITVRAVNSPLSVSASAVALTPVYKKLVVVNIPVRTAGGYFTMQQLGFDENALRQADLVVFRMAYSFSAFDPEFNYAENTRPVLWIFGWADLNGDGAISANELTWINYGYQRGTATEVPVSKPSTKLLPNQRLVLRIDVRPVRAPYPPSVPVTVEVVAYKRTPAPDVQVLPAGVVLSRGQSFTFTVAVRPPPSAAPTAYERLIVFNINGTNYVVPLSYVVRASVPVNTAYTLTAGRSDSWYNASEVRGGNDWAWRYESGDWRVFYISTPTLARGLYVDFAWRCANTSLVVYTLAGDGFFAGYFWNQGASFHRHLGSGKFMWTGTGGQTRIVALPSASFAVPISVNGYVYSTMSASYPVSASRSFTVVVRTSLYGGCGTGEVINGVARPFIEPSDVPIIFTSAPFARTALSRPPIDYLLAIKSASVLGGGFVVPMATWGQDLRFNMYLIKTPLFLDYVALLYSPTYATWYRTGGNNFGRYPWYAVEGVSVIS, encoded by the coding sequence ATGAACTCGAAATATCTATTCGCAGTTATAATATTCGCCACAATATTTCTATACGCCCAGACGCCGAAGATATCAGGCGCAAACCCCGCAATATTAGACACAGACACCCCAGTGTTGGCCAAAATCACGGTGTCTGACATCAACGCCCTCGCTTCGCAGTTTAAAACAACGCCGAAGATACAAAAAGTTAAAGTAATGGGAAAGGAGACAAGCGTCGTCGCGATTTCAATAAACGGTTTAAATATCCAAGGTAGGCTCGACGGGACGTCTGCCTCCCTTTACTACAAGGGCCCCGCCAAGGCCTTAAGGGAGATCGCCAAGTCTCCCCACGTCCAGTCCGTTTTCATAAAGGTAATCCCGGAGATCCCGCCCAGAGACTTTTTCGCCGATGCGGCGACTCTTTTTGAAAAGGGCCCGGGAGCTCCGCAACCAAACCTCCCGGTCATGAGGGAAATAATAGGGGCATCTAGGGTGGAGCAGCTGTTTGGCGTTAACGGCACTGGCGTGGTTATTGCAATTGTGGATACAGGCGTCGACTACGGCCACCCGGATCTCCAAGACGCCTTGGCTTGGCTAATCAAGACCTCCGACGGCAAGGAAATAATAGCCGCGTCTATAGCTACGACAGGCACGTCGTTACAATACAAGACGCTGAAGGGACAGACGGCAACTATACCTCTTAGCCAAATCTCCAGCGTTGAGCCCCTTGTTCTTGACGCCGACGAGTCACAAGTGCTCATCCTAGAGAGCTTTACTGCATCGGGCGGATATATAGCCACAAGCGGAATGACGTTCGCCGTAATAGACGGGCCTACGCTTGAATTCGTAAACGCCACGTGTAATTATAAAGTGGCTGGGCTCGTTAGCAAAAGCGGGGTGTATAAATTCGGGATGACTAGTCTCTTCATTCCCTGGTACGGCGGTTATGTACAAGTCGGCGTGGTAATGTACGACCCCGACCAGCCTGGCCTCTACACGGCGGCTCGCGTCGACATAAATAATAACTGCGACTTTACCGACGACCCAGAGCTGAGGTATTACGGCAATAGGCTAATAGTGGACAGCCAGTCGTCGCCTACCGTCAGCTTAGGCGTGGCAGGCGGCTATTTCTACGACTGGGGCCTTTGGTTTGATATATATGCCAGGTTCTACCCCGGCTGGGATCTCGCCGGCAATTACCTCAGTATTTTCTATGACTTTAACAGCCACGGCACGGCCTGTAGCTCCGTGGCGGCCGGCAGGGGTAAGGCCGTGTATAACTTGGGCTATTTAGGCCAGCAGAGACTGAGGGGCATAGCCCCCGGCGCTAAGGTGTTAGGCGTGAAGGGCTTGTGGTGGGGGATGGTGGAGCCCGGCATGATGTGGGCCGCCGGCTTTGACGTAAATTCAGAGGGCCAGTGGTACTGGACGGGGCAGAAGAGGGTCCACGTTATTAGCAACAGCTGGGGTATCTCGACGTTTATTTACGACTATGCTGCGTTTGGCTACGACTTTGAATCCGCCGTAATTAACGCCTTAGCCACGCCAGGTTTTCTCGATAGAAATTACCCAGGCATAGTAATTGTACAAGCCGGCGGCAACGGCGGCTACGGCTTTGGAACTATCACCAGCCCAGGGGCGGCGGTTGGCGCAATTACAGTTGGGGCCGCCACTAGCGGCCACTTCTGGCTGGCCCTTGGAATACCGTTTAACGGCTTTAGGTGGGGAGATATTATAAGCTGGTCGCTCAGAGGGCCCACTCCTGCTGGCTACGTAAAACCCGACGTAGTTAACATAGGCGCCTTCGGCATTGCGGCATATCCAGTGGGCTGGGGGAGATATTACTACGGCATACCAGAGGACTGGGATATTTTCGGCGGCACGTCTCAAGCCACGCCGCTAACAGCCGGCGTGGTCGCGCTGGTGTTGAGCTCTATCGCCGATAAGGCAGATCCGGCGTCTGTCGATCCCTTCTTAGTCAGACAATTTATAGCCAGCACTGCCGTGGATATCGGCTATACTCCGTACACGGCCGGCCACGGCTTTGTTAACGCCACCTCTGCAGTAATCGCCGCCCGGTCTTATTTCGGCTTGCCAGCGCCTAAGGCACCCGTCGTGTTGTTTAGTACAAACTCTAGGGTTAATCTCGGCGCTTCTTGGGACTTCCAGTGGAGAGTGAACATACCGCTTTACTTCGGCTATTTGCTAAACAATATTCTAACTACTCAATGGGCCACTTACCTCCAGATAGGCGTCCCGCAGCCGAATATCGGAATGACTACTCTATACTTATCCGCCATACCCGGCGGACAGGGCGTTGGCCAGATAACTGTGAGAGCCGTGAATTCCCCGCTGTCAGTCTCCGCATCTGCCGTGGCGCTCACGCCAGTTTATAAAAAGTTGGTAGTGGTGAACATACCGGTTAGAACTGCCGGCGGGTATTTCACTATGCAACAATTGGGCTTTGATGAGAACGCCCTGAGACAGGCCGATTTAGTCGTGTTCAGAATGGCTTATAGCTTTTCGGCCTTCGACCCAGAGTTTAATTACGCCGAGAACACCAGGCCCGTGCTCTGGATCTTCGGGTGGGCGGACTTAAACGGCGACGGGGCCATTTCAGCTAACGAGCTGACGTGGATTAACTACGGCTATCAGCGGGGCACGGCAACGGAGGTTCCAGTGTCAAAGCCGTCTACTAAACTGTTGCCCAATCAGAGGCTAGTGCTAAGAATCGACGTGAGGCCTGTGAGGGCGCCCTATCCGCCGTCTGTGCCCGTGACTGTAGAGGTCGTGGCTTACAAGAGGACTCCGGCGCCAGACGTTCAAGTATTGCCAGCCGGCGTTGTACTGTCCCGCGGCCAGAGCTTCACATTTACTGTGGCGGTAAGGCCGCCTCCAAGCGCGGCCCCTACGGCTTACGAGCGGCTTATAGTGTTTAACATTAACGGCACGAATTACGTCGTCCCGCTGAGCTATGTGGTAAGGGCCAGCGTGCCGGTTAATACAGCCTATACCCTCACTGCCGGCAGATCTGACAGCTGGTATAACGCCAGCGAGGTGAGGGGAGGAAACGACTGGGCTTGGAGGTATGAGTCGGGCGACTGGCGCGTCTTTTACATATCCACGCCGACGCTAGCAAGGGGATTATACGTAGACTTCGCTTGGAGATGTGCCAATACTTCGCTGGTAGTATATACCCTCGCTGGGGACGGCTTCTTCGCTGGCTACTTCTGGAACCAGGGCGCGTCATTCCACAGGCACCTCGGCTCCGGCAAGTTTATGTGGACAGGTACTGGCGGCCAGACTAGAATTGTGGCGCTACCGTCAGCCTCATTTGCTGTGCCCATATCTGTTAATGGTTATGTCTATTCCACAATGTCGGCCTCATATCCCGTGTCTGCAAGCAGGAGTTTTACTGTAGTGGTGAGAACGTCTTTATACGGCGGCTGTGGCACCGGCGAGGTTATTAATGGAGTGGCGAGGCCGTTTATTGAGCCTAGCGATGTTCCCATTATATTCACCAGCGCCCCGTTTGCGAGGACTGCCCTCAGCAGACCGCCCATAGACTATCTACTTGCGATTAAGTCAGCCTCAGTTCTTGGCGGCGGATTTGTGGTGCCCATGGCGACTTGGGGCCAAGACCTCAGATTTAATATGTACTTAATTAAGACGCCGCTATTCCTCGACTACGTTGCCTTGCTCTACTCTCCTACATATGCCACGTGGTATAGGACTGGCGGCAATAACTTCGGCAGGTATCCCTGGTACGCCGTTGAGGGAGTTTCGGTAATAAGCTAG
- a CDS encoding electron transfer flavoprotein subunit beta/FixA family protein: MKIVVLTKAAVPLSSAIKIDPKTGTLVREGVPLTANVWDRDAVEFALKLRDKYGGEVIALSMAPPSGIPALESLIGMGVDRAILASDRVFAGADTWATAHVLAKTIEKYIPDYDLVVTGEETIDSTTAHIGAQTASWLGVPYVYYVYDAEVKGRALIVRRFLEDEGVDEVYEVEMPAVISVLKGSQIPREVRMSRKLNAREYIQIVSNKELGLDPECVGLRGSPTIVAGLSPATYPPRKKVVLQGQPEEVVKRLVEVLKQEGVL, translated from the coding sequence ATGAAAATCGTTGTCCTCACAAAAGCCGCTGTCCCCCTCTCCTCAGCGATAAAAATAGATCCGAAGACCGGCACGTTAGTTAGAGAGGGCGTGCCGTTAACGGCTAATGTGTGGGATAGAGACGCGGTGGAGTTTGCGCTTAAACTTAGAGACAAATACGGAGGTGAGGTAATAGCTCTGTCCATGGCTCCTCCCAGCGGAATACCTGCGCTTGAGAGCCTAATAGGCATGGGAGTGGACAGAGCTATTCTCGCCTCAGATAGAGTATTCGCAGGCGCAGATACGTGGGCTACTGCGCACGTCCTCGCTAAGACAATTGAGAAGTACATACCCGATTACGACCTAGTGGTTACAGGCGAGGAGACTATTGACAGCACCACTGCCCACATAGGCGCACAGACGGCTAGCTGGCTCGGCGTGCCTTATGTATACTACGTATATGATGCTGAGGTAAAAGGGAGGGCTCTTATTGTAAGGCGTTTTCTAGAAGACGAGGGAGTAGACGAGGTTTATGAGGTAGAGATGCCCGCAGTAATATCAGTGTTAAAGGGCTCTCAAATACCGAGAGAGGTAAGAATGAGCCGAAAGCTCAACGCCAGAGAGTACATACAAATAGTGAGTAATAAGGAGTTGGGCCTTGATCCTGAATGTGTGGGTTTGCGGGGAAGCCCCACTATAGTCGCCGGCTTATCGCCGGCGACATATCCGCCGAGGAAAAAGGTAGTATTGCAAGGACAGCCGGAGGAGGTGGTTAAGAGGCTGGTTGAAGTTTTAAAACAAGAGGGAGTGTTATAG